The stretch of DNA TCAGCCCGGATCCGCAGCCGGACGAGTCGGTTGTAGATCATGATTCCCCAACCGATGAGGACGACTACGACGACTATCGCGATCGTGCCTGCACTCATTCTTCCTCCTTCCTTGAACTTTTCCGATTCTACCGCACTGGCTCCCCCAAGCCAATCTTTCAATACCGGTCTAATGACGTAAGTCGCTATCCTTTCCCGCTCTTAAATAGGATTCACTTCGTTCCACAAGAGTGATAGAATGGAAATTGGCGGACCGTGATCAAGTCTGCACGGAGATCGGAGGGGTGCTATGATGGAATGGCATGAGGACAAGAGGTTTTGGGAAGAGACGGCCCCGATTCAATTCTCCCACCGAGCCTGGATAGCAGCTGGGGAACAGGTGGAGTCCATTGTCTCATTACTTGGGCTTACCTCGGGAATGCGAATTCTGGACATGCCTTGTGGGCCCGGCCGGCATTCGTTGGAGCTCGCCCGCAGGGGATTTTCCGTCACCGGGGTCGACCGTACCGCCGCATTCATCGGAGAAGCGCAGCACCGGGCCAAAGAGGGGAATCTAGCGCTGGAATTGATCCAGATGGATATGCGCGAGTTCCGGCGTCCGGAGGCTTTCGATGCGGCACTTAACCTATTCACTTCGTTCGGCTACTTCTCCAATCCAGCCGAGGATAAAAAGGTATTGGAGAACTTCTTCG from Candidatus Bipolaricaulota bacterium encodes:
- a CDS encoding class I SAM-dependent methyltransferase, producing MMEWHEDKRFWEETAPIQFSHRAWIAAGEQVESIVSLLGLTSGMRILDMPCGPGRHSLELARRGFSVTGVDRTAAFIGEAQHRAKEGNLALELIQMDMREFRRPEAFDAALNLFTSFGYFSNPAEDKKVLENFFVSLRPGGQLLIEMQGKEILARDFRVRDWVEREGVILLEEREIIEGWSRIRTRWIV